The genomic segment ttttatagtggtTGTTGCGAAACATGTTGttcatataagatttttttttttttgacttggAGTAACTCAATTGTCTCTAGGTATTTCTTTTTCAAGATGCATTTGTTTTTCTACCAAAAGatagaaactttttttttctttaaaatatgtctattaatatctaaaatctCTCTATATGATTTGCTTGGTTAGgaagtgtctttttttttttagtgaatatGTCATCTAGCTAATCAATTAGTTATACgtaacattgattttatttatttaaaatatatttatcattaataaaagtttttttatatttaatattcatttatatttgattaatgaatctattgtttaattaataaatttagagtaAGGATAAAGTTCATAAGACAAAAAtactttgcaaataaaattataaagttgttataattataagattcatATTGTATCAAAGCATTATTCTTAAATGACCCTGGTCAATGTTCTATTAAGATTAGacattaattagagttattgagaccaatacatattatgttctttcttttatgaaagtAAACAATTATTCTTATAAACCGAGGTATAGGggatacctaaaactaatatacATTTGCTTGTCAGATGACATGTACACTAAACTGACCCGTAAGAAAATTTCATATAGGGAGATCACTTGTCTATCAAAAATTCTCACATGacagttgtgtaagtgatccatAGATTTGAGatcattaagttatcttatataaagagtattatgttttgatcttgGTATATGTTGTCCTAATCAAGGGTAATAAAGAGACaaatattgggtataacataaattatatgaagatatttaagtaatcaagagGATTTATCATCCtaggtgaattaaaaaaaaaagttatatatgttcttaaatagtattgattttgaaatcaTTGGCTAAGGtgaaatgagttttgaaaagagtttcaaaatcttattcaaagtaTCAATTACTATAGTGTTGAGAACTAACATGATTTGACAAAGCAAACATACTCCATAGTAAAATGTCTTAATCAGAACATTCTTGATGAAGAGATAATAACTAAACTGAAAAACTAGtcactaaaaggttaagtcaaaccacttatgatatttttttaatatttgagggatCATGACAGGTTGCTAaacattgtacttgatctttaaatataaatcaattaattattgaattgataatatattaaattatttaatcttattttatttaaaattatgatttatatttgaggCAACTTACTAAGGAATCTAATGGGCCACAAATATAAGAATCAttgatcataaattaaaatgagatgattaatcaagtgtaacttgattgtaaataaattttaaaaattaaggactagaatgtaattaatacatggTATTACTATTCTAGacctatataaaaaatcaagttaggacttgattgaataaatttctaaaattatgctaaaataatatataatattatttaaggggcaaattgataattttgtttataaggtttttatgtttctctataaatagaatACATTGCCTTTTatttccaaagaaaaaataaggtgAGAAAAGTATAGTacaaaaacacttaaaacacaaaaaaagaaaagaaactaacACTCTAAGATATAACAATTCATCTCTTACAAAAGGGTTTAGGAGATTTGTTACTGGTGGTTCATGTAGATTACTGTTAGAAGTTGAATATTTGGACGACTTATGGTTTGCGAAAATCTAGCCTTGAAGCATATATTTAAAGCCGAAAAGAACATCTGATCTTTAgttaggccccgtttgtttgatggaaagtatttttttttggaaagtgaattccggaaaagtgaattccaggaaagtgaattattttccgatgtttggtagtgtaatgaaaaataagttggaaaatattttccaatgtttggttatgtcatggaaaatgagctaaaaaataacttattaatgttttattttctcaagtttattaaaataatgaggaacaaatcttacaaattaaaaagttgaatgaggatgaaattgaaaaaaaaatataatttcataaattatctcaaataaaataaataataatcaaaataatagaaatcaaatctaaaaaataaaataaaaatgaaagatgaagaaattaaaataataataattaacatttcataaattatttcaaataaaataagtaacaatcaaaagaatgatgaccaaatttgatagataaaaaatttcaataaaaaaatgacaagggaaaagcaaataacaattataaaaatgaggaccaaagttaatataaaaattaaattttaagagatgaaattaaaaaataaatattcaaaacaaaatatatatatatagcaatcaaaagtttaaagatcaaatttgatataatcagcaaataatatgacatttctaaatttttcataacttccgGAGAgtattttccgcccaaattttccagaaaacactttcctggaaatcaagccaaattttcctttgactggaaaatgtttttcgttgaccaacttttctaatgacaaacaaacataggaaagtttgaaaaatggtttcccggaaaccactttccgggaaacaaacatggccttaatcttcacataaaccctaaacaattCTAAGTCTATCTAACAAGATcattaaaactctaaaaaaaatttcaatttaccGTTCCTGttgcatatatatatgtttctagAAACCCAAtattttcaacaacaaattcaaccaaataatattttttttaggttcacACACAAGTTTACTCCTCTTTGATGATATGTTGGATGCTTTTTTTAAGCAAATATTAGTAGTGATGTCTTATGGAACAGTTTTGAATAGGCATTTATTAATCCACTTTGGCTTGGTTGtgcattgttatatatatacacacacacacacacacacacacacacacacacacacacacactctattAAACCTGATTTTGTTCGACAAGTCGACCTAATGATATGCCGATCTTGTCTTTGGCTTGAGTTAGAGTTCAAATTAAACTAGTTAGAAATTGACTTGACAGATCAATTTATGACTTGGTTGACTTGATCAAAACCTtgtttcactttaaaaaaaattaaaatgatattttaatattcaaacAATAATGTTTTGGTTTGACCTCGATTAATCTACCAAATCAGTGACCCAACTCATGGGCCcaactagatttaataactttgatttttgaaatatatttttttatttatttataagataataaaaatagatatttgtagaaaagacaacaaataaaattatggaggaaaaatgcatttttttcattaaaattgtctttttttattcatgtaatatttgtttttattttgataacaaaataatttttttatcaccaacataattcattaataaaaattaatatcaattagaaaaaaaaatatttgtgaaaactataatgacttaaactaaaaaaaatttatttatttttaatcaaactaatttttgtattcttgaatttctttttttatctcaagAAAAAGCATGCCCTTTCTTATAagaagcattattttttaagtaaatttatttcataataaaacCACGTttcaattaaagtttttttttaaaatatgattttaaaaggACAGGTCACCTGTGAAAATAgactagttttttaatttcaaaatggacagtTCACCtatgaaaatatatcaatttcagGGATCATGGATGCTTGCTAAAGTTCTTTTGAGATTTAAAAGGACAGGTCATTGTGAAAATAgactagttttttaattttaaaattggcaggtcgcccatgaaaatatatcaatttcaaGGAAGCATGAACACTTGTTGAAGTtcttatgaaatttaaaagggCAGGTTACCTGTGAAAATAAAtgagtttttgaatttaaaaatggaCAGATCGCTcatgaaaatatatcatttttagtGAAGCATGGATGCTTACTGAAgttcttttgaaatttaaaagggCATGTCaccagtaaaaatatattagtttttgaatttcaaaatagaCAGGTTGCCCGTGAAAGTATATCAATTTTAAGGAAGCATGGATGCATACTGAAgttcttataaaatttaaaatggcaggtcgcccgtgaaaatagactagtttttaaatttcaaattagacAGGTTGcctatgaaaatagaccaatttcaGGGAAGTATGAGCGCTTGTTGAagttctttttgaaatttaaaagggcaggtcgcccacaaaattagatcaattttttaatttcaaaatagacAAGTTGGAgttcctttttaatttaaaaagggcaggtcgcccgtgaaaataaacaagtttttgaattttaaaagcaaaGTTTTTGGATAGATGGATCACCTAACAAGTCGGACAAAaactttttctttacaagctcaCTATGCAAAACCTTCATAAGATTTTGCttcataagcattgtaaagagaggacatttgttgttacttattttttaccccataaaaaaatcaagaaaagaaaaaagaaaacccaaaacTACAAGAGGATATACATGAGAAAAACTTAGAAGATTGCCCAAGTTGGTGATgaggaataaaaataacaaatgcaAAAATTAAAGGACCATAATGTACAAGATTAACAAAATTGACGACCCAATTCTGATTGATAAAAGACTTATtctgtgaaaatatttttatttggaggTAAAGAAATACAATTTGGATCAGTAAAAACTTAATGAAGATTTTAGAAGgcttaatcaattttattaaggacttgattgaaaggAAAATCAGTGTTTTAGAgtcaatttgggttttaattggaagaaattgaagtttggaGACTGAAATAGaactttgaaaagtttaattggttaaattagaggtttaattgtaaaaaaaaaataagtggtttgattgaagaaattcaaaatcaaggacTAAATCGTAAAAGCGCGAGACTTTAAGGGTTGATATGGACCAAATCAAGAcccaaattgaataaaattaaaagtttgatagtCAATTAAGGGTCTAAATGTGCAAATCAAGAATCAAGGACCAAGATGAAAATGACGCAAAACTGCAGGGTTGATGATTGAGTTTGGTAGAGGTGGAATTacatgaaattaagagtttaagAGACAATTAAAGATGCAATTAAAAGCAATCAGAAGAACAATGACTACAATGAAAAATGACATATGccaaattaaaaactctaatttctaGGGATTTAATCTAGATGACGCGTCGTTCAACTTCTATTCATCTTTTTCCTTGGCAGTTCGTGATGATCAGGTTGACACCTTCCAAAAGCTCGTTGTAGAGTTCTAAACCATCAAATGACACGTAGTGTTTTTGCAAATGGAAGAGAAACATCCCCTCTATAACCTCATTTCCATGAAATTGGACGTTTACATCTCAATTCCCTTATCAGCCATCACTCAATTTTTAGATTATGGGCTCATCGAGTTGGCATCTTTAAGTGAGTGAATGTGGAGTTACAgacctttaaattaaataaagttgGATCCAAACAAAATATGTGCACCCCTTATACCAACTTTAGATGGTCTTCAATGAGGATGATATTAGAATTGCTCTAACAAAATCTTGAAAGTAGCTAACCTAGTCAGCATTGACTAAGATACCTATTTGTATAAAACCATCTAActttttcatgtgttcacactTCAAAATTCTCAAAGGGTTCTTATCAAAggctaaaaataattatctcaaGATCAAAGAGCTGAAACACTTTACCTTGGGCTTCAAGTTTGATCATAACCATTTAAATCCAAAATCATCTATCATATGATAAAACCAGCTTGGTTTGTTAGAACCCTAGCAAACTCTTGTAAAAGCTCTGAATCAGCctatgaaagaaaagagaaaaaggagagggaaaagggagaagaaatttaattaaggTCTAAAGGATCCAATACTTAGTTCAAGAGCTCAAAAAAGGTTCAAAGGTTTGACCTTGTTAGGTTAAGAgacaaagggaaagaaaagcAGCACCATAAATCTACTACCATTGAAGATTTCAAACTTGGAAGGTATACTTTTGCAAACTTTAAAGGTGAAGTCAATGGTGCCTGCTGGATTTAAAACCATTTGTTTACTATAtaatacaatgttttttttttaaaaaaaacatatattgatGTGAGGATTGGTGTCCTAGTATGTTAAGCTTGCATTTAGTTTGattgaaatttatcaaatatgGCAACAAGgtgtttaatgtttttcttgtttgttaatGTATTGTTCCAGCCTCCTGAGTTTTGTTTTAGTTCTATGGAGTGTTAAAGTGTCAGTTTTGAATATCAAATTGGTTAAGCAtgcttattgttttaatttggtaGTTTTGGAAAATGAAACTTAATGCATGTTTATGatgatttaatgtttttgttagtCTCTTTTGATTCAGCCATGCTTGGTATTGATAATGTGATTTGtgaggataaaaaaatactagattTAGAGGCCTAAAACTCCATTTTCTGGGTATGACAACATGTTCTTCAATTCTAGGTTTTTGTTGGGCaatgttcttcatgtttttgAGAAAAACATTGTCTTAGATCCATGATTTAGACTAGTTTTGGTCCATTTATTTATAGTAAATCATTTGGGCAACTCGATTAGTCAATAATTTAGGATTTATTTGCATCATTAACAAGTTTTTAGGGGTTTTAATtctaatgttttgattttcaaCCGAAACCCATTTTAATCAAATTCTAGATTTTTAATGATAATCGATGGATTTAAAGGCTTGATTATTGATCTATGCATTTTTAAGGCAAATATTTGTCACTACAATATAAGAATAATGGAAAACCCTTACGCCTTCTAGGATAGGCGAGTCCTGTTAGGGCAGCTGCATGGACcctttctataaaaattatataggcATGCGAGtccataataaatttaaaatactagATTTATTCATAAAAGTAAATCTTTATCCTGAATCATAGGCAAACTACCAGTTAGGAACCtgttaaaacttttaaatcatatttaaacCATACAATGCAGTTTATCTCAAGTAAGGTGCGATAGTGGTGTTAATATCTTCTTTAGCCATAACCAATCCTTtacctttgaattttttataagcCCAGTACATCTAGATCTTTTAGCGACTTCAAACTAAACAACTAGGGGGTGACTTGACCCCAACATTGCTCGGCCACATGTGATAGTTGTCATACTTAAAAGATTTATAATGAGCTTTTTTCACACATGTTAAAGTGACACTACTTTCAAACTGATGGTGAAGCTTGAATAGAGGTTGACTAGATATGTGTAGTGACACTATactatatggtttttttcttaacataaaaAGTGAAGTTCAACTGCcacaaagatattttaaaaaggaagaaaaatcaacaatttaggTTATTGATCTAATTGGgtcaaataaattgattttattttaattagatgataaaaaaatatacaaaaatagtaagtgaaccaaaaaaaagtgataataataatgagaaaaatgatgaaaattaattttaaaaagaaatatattttgaatgacaaaattgaaattaaaaaaaaaaccgtagATGcgaagcaacaaaaaaaaatatctttttttttaaagagaagtGCTTTtgctactaaaaaaaaaatgtttagcatgaatgtttaaaatttaattaaactaacccgagttaatttttcaaattcatgatcTAGATCATATGATCGAGATAACTTGATAgaacagaaataaaaaaaaatcataaagtcaatttttttatataaaaaaaactatgtcaattgatgaaataaaaaaatacaaaaaaaatgatcattgtTGGTACTGGATTAAAATGGTTCTAAATGTGGTGTGTGCCATGAGCTGCAGGTTTCAGCTTGCAAGAATGTGGTGTTTCCGAGGTATCATAAGATTTTGCTGGAGAAAAGAGTGAAGTGATTAACAGTAAGATTTGAACTAACAGCAAGAGATTTCTATTCTCTTTGGCTAACCAAACTCTTCagtgtctttttatttttttatttttaaattacaagttCGAATATCACAAATTTTAAAGACACTAGAaacttacatgattgttaactttagaACTCTTATAATTAATCGAGGTGCGTGCAAACCAAACACtcacattaattaataaataaataaataaattatccttTCTTTATAAGTAGGTCATTTTGTCTGCTTATTAATCGATTTCCATCATCACCAATTACACCGAACTTGACttcttttctttgatcaattcaCTGAACTTGAGCAGCTAACTCAATTTCTGCCTTTCGTGGACAGGTTTATTCGAGAAAATCTGCAACTTGGAGATCATTGAAGAAACAAAACTAACATGGCAGCTACGATTAGTAAACATCCATTTAGATATGACATAGATAACGataacttttcaaatttataacttGGATTTTTAGACCGAAAGCACCTATCTAAAAAAAGCATGATGCTCAATTTCTaaccaattaaatgttaaaaaataaaataaaaaaataaaactcaattatacaaaaggattcataacaaaaaataacaattaaaaaaataaaaatcaaaattgaaataaaacataaattagaGGATAGCTAACAATTTTTATTGAATGACAACAAAATcgaaagaatgaggaccaaattgaaaaaaattaacacatcataaattgttaatgaataatgaaattgaaaacaaattaaaattttacaaaggagtcaagaaacaaaattagaaataaaaataataaagatcaaagttagaggacttttcttaaattttgaatattcaATACAAATTTCGAGGGgagaagagggaaaaaaagaaaaaaaaagaaaatattatcgGTGACAAATCATCTCACCATCAACGCTATGCACCCCCtaacaagaagaagatataAACGATTCTaacaacacaacaaaaaaaaaattggttgctAGATGATACAGCACACTCGCGTCCCCTACTTAATTGCATGTGATTTACACACaccaactaatttaattttttattattatatattatatttaataaaatatcaaattatacaTTAACCAACTtgattataattacaaaatcaaaatgaaaaagaagaaaaaacccaatgcatcatttaaacaaaatatattttcaagataatataatcattccattatatttttaaaatataaaaaagaccaACTTGTAATGGTCAGCACATGTCTTtcatctattttaattaaaatgaagcaAAATTTTCATGGCCATACACTCCCttcaaaagggaaaagaaacaagaaaacagaggaaaaagTCCTTTCCTTAATGGGCTTTTAACTCCGAATGTTAAGTCATCTCTTCGTTTCTTTGCATTGCCTCGTCTCATTGCAGTCCTCCGGAAAATCAGGTTGAGATTTCCACAATGCAGAAATATCAGCCACAGCTTCTCCAACTGCAAGGTATATTCCATTCAAGCCAAACGAGTCCAGCATTTTAGACTGATGTAACTTTTCCATCACACTTCCGACGGGATTTGCCAGCACAAGCTACATGAGAAAAGTACAAACTGAATCAATGAAAGAataatttggttttaaaatGGCCTACACACAGCTAACTGAGACTGATTTGGAGACAGTCTTGCCTTAAGGGATCTTTTCTCCAGCATCTTTCTTAGTTCACATAGCAAGTCAATACCACTTGTGTCTATGGCCGTCACCgctgaaaaagataaaaagatttaCAAGTCATAGCATAAGGGATGATACCAACTATATATCTTGAGCTTGAGTTCGCTGCTTCTACATTTCTAATGATCATATTGTCATGTTGTAGCTTCAAGTTTTCGTAACAAAATTCTTGTTTCACCAAAAGAGAGACGATCATACTACTAATGTTCCAAAACTAAGATTGATTCACGGAAATGACCAAAGAGTCATGGGGCAAATGGAACCCACCTGTCATGTCCAAAATTATGCATTTTAATGGACTCCTGTCATTTGCTTTTATCCACTCATCTTCCTCACGAATCCACCTTAATATCCTGCAAAAAGAAATTCCTTCCATCAGAAAATCCTAAACAGTATTCTCGGGCAAACTTGGTGTCAATGGTAAACCAGCAGCGTGATCCTTACAATCTAATCTTGATAAAACTTTGAGATATGGTTCACATTCCATATCAATAATGATCTTGGGATTGCAGGAACTGAAATACCATATGTACTTTtgcaatatataaaagaatgaagGTACTAACCTCTCTTGGAGGTAAGTGGAATTTGCGAAGTAGATGGGTGACTCAATAGCAAGAATGAGAAATGAAGGAACCCTTGAAGCTTCCTTATATCTGCTGAGGCTATGGTATATCTGAGTTCCTTTTATGTTCCCCATAATTAAGGAGTTTGGACGGGTGACATGCAGGAGAATTTTGAATACTGAAACTCCAACCTGATTTCCAACAAAGGAGTCAGGCAtcgaaacaaaatattaaacattaatataaaCGTGAGAGATTGAAGGCTTACAGCTATTGCAAGACCCAAAGGCACTGAAATGAAAAGAACACCGAAGAAGGAGCACAAACAAGCCAAGAAGTCAAGTTTGTCTACTTTCCACAGACAATACGCAGCCTGGTAATCTATTAGACCAATTACTGCTGATATTATGATGGCTCCCAATATAACATTGGGGGTGTAATAAAACAGTGGCATGAGAAACAATAGAGTCACTAGCACAGCTGTAGCCATTACGATGTTTGAAACAGCTGTCTGTGCTCCAGCGTTATAGTTTACTGCTGACCGCGAAAATGATCCTGCAAAAGTAACAGAAAAGACCAGTTCAGAAAATTTCACTATCACAAAGCCaccaaaaaaagatcaaaacttcACCTGTAGTAACAAAACATGAAGAACAAGAGCCGGCCATGTTCATGAGACCAATAGCCATCATTTCTTTGTTACCATCCACCTGGTAATTTTTCAAAGCTGCGAATGTCCTTCCCACAGAAATTCCttcctgaaaaagaaaaaaaggaagagtggAATATTTAACAGTGGAAGACATTACCATGATTTTTCAGAAATATGGTACTACAATAATCAAATAGTAGGCAGGAAAATAgaactagtatttttttttccttccctgATTTAGTGTTACTTTAAAGAAGGCAAGAATAccatagtttttattttcatccaacTTACAGTGAGAGACAGAATTCCAGTTACAATGCCAGTTTTGATAGCCAGTTCCAGATCAGGACCACTAAAATACAGCATGTTAGCTGAAGGTGGATTCAAACCCTTTGGCAAATGGCCAATCtgttgagggaaaaaaaattcaaatttagagAAGCTACCAATAAGGACTTGTATAGGACTAACTGTTTGTGTTTTACATCTAAAGTTGCAAGCTTAATATGCCAATTCTTACAAATGAGATTTTGTGAGTCTTTGATCTGAGGCAGAACACTAAAAGGGTTGAGAGAATCACTGATGTTAATGGTGCTGCTGCTGACACCCAAAATAGCTTTGCTCTTTTCATGCTCTGCGTCAATCCATCAATATCCAACTTTTAAGAACTATACATTGCAATGTAAGAAATCATTATACTATCTTCATAAGCAAAAAAAGATACATACAATATGCCTTGTCGTCAACATAAACACCAGGAAGCTGAAGCCCATAACAATTGTTTGCCAGGACCACTGCAAATTAATTGTAATCATGTCACCTTATGAAATCCTTGTGGTGATAAATAGCGCATGGCAAGTAGAACGATGTTAatttaataagaattaaaacaatcttttaaataaaaaaatttggacaaacaaaatgaaaaaaaaaaaattggaaaaaaattggCACCTTTTCCCAATCACT from the Populus nigra chromosome 1, ddPopNigr1.1, whole genome shotgun sequence genome contains:
- the LOC133680775 gene encoding probable sulfate transporter 3.4; translated protein: MGVNSNRVEDFSSHRINTESVMPGMEIHTVCLPPKKTTLQKLKQRLSEIFFPDDPLYRFKNQTWRKKLLLGLQFLFPIFQWAPEYRLKLFRSDIISGLTIASLAIPQGISYAKLANLPPIVGLYSSFVPPLIYAILGSSSHLGVGPVSIASLIMGSMLSETVSPRDEPIRYLKLAFTATFFAGLFQASLGLLRLGFVIDFLSKATLVGFMSGAAVIVSLQQLKGLLGISHFTSKMQFIPVMSSVFKHTDEWSWQTIVMGFSFLVFMLTTRHISMKRAKLFWVSAAAPLTSVILSTLLVFCLRSKTHKISFIGHLPKGLNPPSANMLYFSGPDLELAIKTGIVTGILSLTEGISVGRTFAALKNYQVDGNKEMMAIGLMNMAGSCSSCFVTTGSFSRSAVNYNAGAQTAVSNIVMATAVLVTLLFLMPLFYYTPNVILGAIIISAVIGLIDYQAAYCLWKVDKLDFLACLCSFFGVLFISVPLGLAIAVGVSVFKILLHVTRPNSLIMGNIKGTQIYHSLSRYKEASRVPSFLILAIESPIYFANSTYLQERILRWIREEDEWIKANDRSPLKCIILDMTAVTAIDTSGIDLLCELRKMLEKRSLKLVLANPVGSVMEKLHQSKMLDSFGLNGIYLAVGEAVADISALWKSQPDFPEDCNETRQCKETKR